A DNA window from Falco naumanni isolate bFalNau1 chromosome Z, bFalNau1.pat, whole genome shotgun sequence contains the following coding sequences:
- the LOC121081014 gene encoding maternal embryonic leucine zipper kinase-like isoform X1: protein MRSLSHQPICWLYHVIETSKEIFVISEENLLVGEEHNLKLVDFGLHAKPKGGLQYLLNMCCGSPVYAAPELIRGKAFVNSEVDIGGDFSNWDIVLQSSAHLQTPHLSI from the exons ATGAGAAGCTTAAGTCACCAGCCTATTTGCTGGTTGTATCATGTGATAGAGACATCCAAGGAAATATTTGTGATCTCAGAG GAAAATCTGCTGGTTGGTGAGGAACATAATTTGAAGCTGGTAGACTTTGGACTTCATGCAAAACCAAAG GGTGGCCTTCAATATCTCCTGAACATGTGCTGTGGAAGCCCAGTTTATGCAGCACCAGAGCTGATTCGAGGCAAAGCATTTGTTAACTCAGAG GTTGACATAGGTGGGGATTTTTCGAATTGGGATATAGtcctgcagagctcagctcaCCTGCAGACTCCTCACTTAAGCATTTAA
- the LOC121081014 gene encoding maternal embryonic leucine zipper kinase-like isoform X2, whose translation MRSLSHQPICWLYHVIETSKEIFVISEENLLVGEEHNLKLVDFGLHAKPKGGLQYLLNMCCGSPVYAAPELIRGKAFVNSENHL comes from the exons ATGAGAAGCTTAAGTCACCAGCCTATTTGCTGGTTGTATCATGTGATAGAGACATCCAAGGAAATATTTGTGATCTCAGAG GAAAATCTGCTGGTTGGTGAGGAACATAATTTGAAGCTGGTAGACTTTGGACTTCATGCAAAACCAAAG GGTGGCCTTCAATATCTCCTGAACATGTGCTGTGGAAGCCCAGTTTATGCAGCACCAGAGCTGATTCGAGGCAAAGCATTTGTTAACTCAGAG aATCATCTCTAG
- the LOC121081221 gene encoding LOW QUALITY PROTEIN: tektin-3-like (The sequence of the model RefSeq protein was modified relative to this genomic sequence to represent the inferred CDS: inserted 1 base in 1 codon) codes for MMRMKSLAHKSCWQCSGIELVGSPLTAMYTHQRSSPTRFLPAISTMASRCKNCFPYNPLPQSFSLLWMSHTYYQAAAINPALAPFSKSSQGLAPSKALLLISDRAALFTRYTPDDWYSSNLTNNKELETSWHSAEHLRVETSCMIPNKYQQTKKTQAKSTRNLGECVNXFWKSELCHELDEMTGESNTLTDMKNRQERALAEMEAPLQVTWECLHHWEKRMGINLVHDNMEKQLFTEVDVIGSSQERMQWCLDRVAAQLGSNRAAQHELEINLAHRQMAHRQMAHRIVKCHHPRNTSDGIGYCRGLEQVECVPGSMQVPSCPWDVWCISLARSWFSPAHCKGICLCTAHPSHLETLTLEWPFLTIKKEQPPAISWILNVQQVQAAPT; via the exons ATGATGAGGATGAAGTCGCTTGCCCACAAATCATGCTGG CAGTGCTCAGGAATAGAGCTGGTTGGCTCTCCCTTGACAGCAATGTACACTCATCAAAGATCAAGCCCTACCAGGTTCCTACCTGCCATCAGCACCATGGCTTCAAGGTGTAAGAACTGTTTTCCTTACAATCCCTTGCCTCAGAGCTTCAGCCTCCTCTGGATGTCCCACACCTACTATCAAGCAGCTGCCATCAACCCAGCTTTGGCTCCCTTTTCCAAAAGCTCCCAGGGCTTAGCTCCCAGCAAAGCGCTGCTTTTGATTTCTGACAGAGCAGCCCTCTTCACCCGGTACACCCCCGATGACTGGTACAGCTCCAACCTGACCAACAACAAAGAGTTGGAGACTTCCTGGCACAGTGCAGAGCATCTGAGAGTTGAAACCTCCTGCATGATTCCGAATAAATAtcagcaaacaaagaaaacccaagcaAAAAGCACCAGAAACCTGGGAGAATGTGTCA GATTTTGGAAGTCAGAACTGTGCCATGAGCTGGATGAAATGACTGGGGAGAGCAACACACTCACAGACATGAAGAACCGACAGGAGAGAGCCCTGGCTGAGATGGAGGCCCCTCTCCAG GTTACTTGGGAGTGCTTGCATCACTGGGAGAAGAGGATGGGCATCAACCTAGTCCATGATAACATGGAGAAACAGCTCTTCACA GAAGTGGATGTCATTGGGTCCAGCCAGGAGAGGATGCAGTGGTGCCTGGATAGGGTGGCCGCCCAGCT AGGGTCCAACAGAGCAGCCCAGCATGAGCTGGAGATCAACCTGGCCCACAGGCAGATGGCCCACAGGCAGATGGCCCACCGCATCGTCAAGTGCCATCACCCAAGGAACACCTCTGATGGCATCGGCTACTGCCGAGGGTTGGAGCAGGTTGAATGCGTGCCAGGCAGCATGCAAGTGCCGAGCTGTCCCTGGGATGTGTGGTGCATCTCCCTGGCAAGGAGCTGGTTTTCCCCAGCTCACTGTAAAGGCATATGTCTCTGCACGGCACATCCATCCCACCTGGAGACACTCACCTTGGAGTGGCCATTTCTCACCATAAAGAAAGAACAACCCCCTGCTATCAGCTGGATACTGAATGTCCAGCAGGTGCAAGCAGCTCCCACCTAA